From the genome of Paracidovorax avenae:
CGTGGCCTGGGCGTGCTGGGCGCGGGCGGGCTCGTGCGCTGGGGCACCCTGGGCGTGTTCAACGCCTCGCTCACCTACGGCCGCGCGGTGCCCGGCGACACCGCGCTCCCGGACCGCAGCGGCGGCTGGCAATGGAGTGCGGGCTACCAGTACAACACGCCGCGCGGCGGGATCTCGCTGCTGGAAACGCGGCGCCTGCACGGTTTCGGAGATGCCGCGGACTACGGCGGCAGCCTGCAGCCATCCCGCCTCAGTCGGCAGGTGAATGCGAGCCTGGTGGTCGGTTCCGCGTCGCTGGGCGCGGGATGGGTCGATCTGCGCGGCGCGGGCACGGAGCGCAGCCGGCTCGCCTATGCCAGCTACAGCACGCCCCTCGGGCGCGACGCCTTCTTCTCGCTGACGGCGGGCCGCACCGTCGAGACCGGGGAAACCCAGGTCCGCGCCCAGCTGACCTACCTGCTCGACCCGCTGCTGACGGCGCAGGCCGCCGCGGCGCATACCGGCGGGCGGACGCAGGGAGAACTGGGGCTGCAGCGCAGCCTGCCGAGCGACGGCGGCTTCGGCTGGCGCATCGGCCAGACGCGCGGCGGCGGCCCTGCCGGTGGCACGGGCGGCAACTACCGCCTCGCGAGCGCGCAATACCAGGGTCGGTATGGCATGGTGCAGGGCGGCCTCTTCGGCGCGGCCGCAGACACCACGCACTGGGCGGGCGCCTCCGGGTCGCTGGGCGCCATGGATGGCTACGTGTTCGCCGCCAACCGCGTCACGGACGGCTTCGCGCTCGTATCGACGGACGGTGCGCCCGGCGTGCCGATCACGGTCAACCACCAGCCCGCGGGACGCACAGACGGGCAGGGCTACCTGCTGGTTCCCAATGTTCCGGCCTACTATCCCGCGCGCTACGCGATCGATCCGCTGTCGCTTCCGCCGGATGTGCACACGCCCGCACTGGAACGCCGGGTGGCCGTGGCACGGGGCACGGGCACGCTGGTGCGCATGCCGGTGCTGCGCATGCGCACGGCCACCCTGACGCTGGTGGACGCGGATGGCATGCCGTTGCCGCCGGGCAGCGCCGTCGTGCACGAGCAGGGACAGGTGCCCACGGTGGTGGGGTGGGACGGCGTGGTCTATCTGACCGCGCTGCAGACGCGCAACACACTCGCGGCCCGCACGCCCGACGGGCGGGAATGCCGGGCCGCGTTCGATGCCGCGGAGCACGCGGCGCAACGCGACCTGCGCGTGGTCTGCCGCGAGGGCGGAGCACCGCCTTCCGCAGCCAATGCCGCTGGGGAGGCACTGTGACCGGCGCTGCACGCCCGGCACGGCAGCCGCGGGGCACCGCCCTGCCGCTGGCGGCCGCAGGCGTGCTGGCCGCCCTCTGCCGCACGGCATCGGCCGATTGCGTGAACAGCGAAACCGGCGGCAATCTCGGCACGGTGCCCTCGCAGCGCGTGCTCTCCGGCCCCACCGTCACCACCACGGCGCAGTTCACGCTGGGGTGCGGCGGCATCGTGCTGTCCACGCTGGGCACGCCGACGGTGCAGGCGAAATTCGTCAGCCCCACGACCGGGCTCACGCTCAAGGACGGAGCGAAGCCGGCCATCCCTTACCAGATCACCGACCTTGCGGGCACCAGCTACACGCAGGGCCTGCTGGTGATCAATGCGAACGGCGCGAACCTGGTAGCGCTGCTGAGCAACAACACGGCGTCGCTGCCGCTGCGCATCGCCACCGCGGTGGGCACGAACGTGCCGGCCGGCACCTATACGGACACCGTCACCGTGAACTGGACCTACGCCAACATCTGCGAAGGCCTGCTCGGCGTGGGCGGCCTCTGCGTGGGCACGCCGCGCAATGGCAACGTGAACCGCCTGCTGACCGTGCAGCTGGTGGTCACGAACGACTGCACCCTGTCCGCGCCGAACGTGCAGTTCGGCTCCGCCCCCCTGCCGGCGGCTTTCCCGGCGGTGTCCGGCAATGTCTCGGTGGTCTGCACGCGCGGGCTCTCCGTGACCGTGGGGCTCGGCCCGGGCACCTATCCGTCGGCCGGCCGCAGGCAGATGGCCAGCGGCGCGAACCGGCTGGCCTACGACCTGTTCCGGGCGGACGGCAGCCTCTGGGGCACGGCCGCGGGCACGCGCACGGCCGGAACGGCCATCACGGACGGCACCACGCCCATCGTGCTGCCCTACACGGCGCGCATCTACGGCGACCAGACACCGCCGCCACCCGGGGTGTACCAGGACAACGTGGTGGTGGACGTGGAGTACTGAACCGTCTCAGTGGTGGTGGCCGTGCCCGCCATGCACGTGGCGGTGGGCGACCTCATCGGCCGTGGCGGGCCGCACTTCGGTCACCTTGCAAGAAAAACGCAGGGCCTGGCCCGCCAGGGGATGGTTGCCGTCCAGGTGCACGACCGGGCCCTTGATCTTCACCACATTGAAGAGCTGCGGCTGGCCGTCGTCGCCGACGCCACGCAGCTGGCCGCCCACTTTCACGCCGGGCGGGAATTCGGTTTTGGGGATGGTGCGCACCAGGCTCTCGTCGCGCTCGCCGAAGGCGTCCGCCACCGCCAGCTCGACGGTGGTGACGAAGCCGGGGGCCTGGCCGTCCAGCGCCGCCTCGACCTTCGGGAACAGGTTCTCGTAGCCGCCGTGCAGGTAGGCCACGTGGCCCGAATCCAGCGGCTTGCCCTCGGGGCTGGTGATCTTGTAGCTCAGGGTGACGGCGGTGTCCTTGGAGATATTCATGGCGGCAGGGGCTGGCGGTACGGTGGAGTCGGAAGAAAAAACGTGCGCCGATTGTCCCGCATCGCCGGCCGGCAGCACACGCCGCCGGCCCCGCGCCCGGTGCGGGATCAGGACGCGATCGCCTCGGGCACTTCGTCGGCGGGCTCGCCCGGCCGCCGCGCGAAGCGGCGCGGCTGCGGACCGTGCACGGGCGCGCCATCGCCCCAGGGCCAGCCACCGAACTGCGTGCGGCGGTAGTCCGCCAGCGCCTGGTGGATCTGCGACTCGGAGTTCATCACGAAGGGGCCGTACTGCACCACGGGCTCACCCAGGGGGCGGCCCTGCAGCAGCAGGAATTCAGCGGCCTGTTCAGCGCTGCCGTTCACCAGTTCCA
Proteins encoded in this window:
- a CDS encoding fimbria/pilus outer membrane usher protein, yielding MPSHDTAGHRPAPAHARRLAALLACLPQWLSAGDLPPPPAATGASTEATALYLEVEVNGRPGDGLVAVRQRGSHFEIDAATLRRLHVQTDQPDGTPVAVDTLPGVSVAYDSLAQRLRIDVPAQWLPMQRLAGESPEDVALSRGTGLLMNYEFYATRTQGRTAASLWSEQRFFGLHGVVSHTGVLRRVDGGSGNGYLRYDTAWTDIDAGSATAWTAGDLITGALPWTTPVRLGGVQWARNFAARPDLVTYPMPEFAGQATVPSAVDVFVNGFRASRHTVQPGPFTLGELPAVNGAGMASVVTTDALGRQVVTSVPFYVSSQLLRPGWTDYSVSVGALRRGYGLRSFAYGRPLAAGVLRRGVTDAVTVEAQAQAARGLGVLGAGGLVRWGTLGVFNASLTYGRAVPGDTALPDRSGGWQWSAGYQYNTPRGGISLLETRRLHGFGDAADYGGSLQPSRLSRQVNASLVVGSASLGAGWVDLRGAGTERSRLAYASYSTPLGRDAFFSLTAGRTVETGETQVRAQLTYLLDPLLTAQAAAAHTGGRTQGELGLQRSLPSDGGFGWRIGQTRGGGPAGGTGGNYRLASAQYQGRYGMVQGGLFGAAADTTHWAGASGSLGAMDGYVFAANRVTDGFALVSTDGAPGVPITVNHQPAGRTDGQGYLLVPNVPAYYPARYAIDPLSLPPDVHTPALERRVAVARGTGTLVRMPVLRMRTATLTLVDADGMPLPPGSAVVHEQGQVPTVVGWDGVVYLTALQTRNTLAARTPDGRECRAAFDAAEHAAQRDLRVVCREGGAPPSAANAAGEAL
- a CDS encoding spore coat U domain-containing protein — encoded protein: MTGAARPARQPRGTALPLAAAGVLAALCRTASADCVNSETGGNLGTVPSQRVLSGPTVTTTAQFTLGCGGIVLSTLGTPTVQAKFVSPTTGLTLKDGAKPAIPYQITDLAGTSYTQGLLVINANGANLVALLSNNTASLPLRIATAVGTNVPAGTYTDTVTVNWTYANICEGLLGVGGLCVGTPRNGNVNRLLTVQLVVTNDCTLSAPNVQFGSAPLPAAFPAVSGNVSVVCTRGLSVTVGLGPGTYPSAGRRQMASGANRLAYDLFRADGSLWGTAAGTRTAGTAITDGTTPIVLPYTARIYGDQTPPPPGVYQDNVVVDVEY
- a CDS encoding peptidylprolyl isomerase; amino-acid sequence: MNISKDTAVTLSYKITSPEGKPLDSGHVAYLHGGYENLFPKVEAALDGQAPGFVTTVELAVADAFGERDESLVRTIPKTEFPPGVKVGGQLRGVGDDGQPQLFNVVKIKGPVVHLDGNHPLAGQALRFSCKVTEVRPATADEVAHRHVHGGHGHHH